CGGGGATCTTCCCTCTGATCGCCAGCGTCAGGTGATGGAGCAGCGTACCAGAAGAAAAATCATAGTCGCTACCAATATCGCGGAGACATCACTGACCATTCCCGGTGTACGCCATGTGATTGACAGTGGACTTGCAAGGATCAATCGCTATGATCCTGTGCGTGGTTTCAATACTTTGTATGTAGAGAAAATTGCTCTCGATTCTGCGGCACAGCGCTCAGGAAGGGCTGGAAGGGAAGCTCCGGGGATCTGTATACGCTTATGGAGTCAAACTGACCAGAGATCCCGTTCCCGGAGAACACAGCCTGAAATATTCAGGGTTGATTTGGCAGAAACAGTTTTGCAACTAAAAATGCTTGGGTTTGCTGACCCCGTTTCCTTTCCCTGGATAGAATCTCCGGAGGACCAATCGATAAAAGCCGCTACTGAATTTCTCAAGCAGATTGATGCTATTGACAAAGAGGGAAAGATTACTGAAAAGGGGAAAAGACTCGGAGAGTTCCCCATGCACCCGCGTCTGGCTGCGCTGCTGCTTGAATCATATAACAGGGGTGTTGTCAGAAAGGGTGCGCTTGCCTGTGCGATTCTCTCGGAGAGACCTGCTTTTTCCGGGATTCCTGATGTACCGGATGAAATTCTTAAACAATGTGAAGGATCTGATTTCGCGCTGATGGAGTATGTGATTAACAGAGTTGCGGAATCAGGGTTTGATCCCGGGTTGTGCAGAAAATGGAATGTCAACATTTCATCGGTACAGCAGATATTGCGTACAGAGGCTTACTTTCTGCAGATATGCAGGAAAAAGGGGATGCACACCCGCAATATGGTATCTGGTTCACAGCCTCTTTCTGTCGCAATACTTGCGGCATATTCGGACAGGCTTGCCAGGAGAAGAGATCAGGGAACACTATTATGCGAACTGAGTAATAATCGCAGAGGTGAACTGAGCAAAGAGAGCCTGGCCAGAGGATCGCGTCTTCTGGTTGCCGCATCTATAAATGAACTGAAATCAAAAAGCCAGTCCACACCCCGGACCGTATTGACACTTGCGTGCGGAGTCAGGGAGGAGTGGCTTGAGGAGCTGTTCCCGGATGATATTGTAATAGAAACTGAACTGGTATGGAACAGCATTAATCAGGCGGTTGAATCCCGGACCAGAACAGTTTGTCTGGGGGTTACAATCGATGAAAAGGTCGACCAGAATGCTGATCCTGAAAAAGCGGGAGAGTTTCTGGCTGAGAATATTATCAAGAGAAAACTGCCTCTTGCAGGATGGGACAATGAGGTGCAGGATTATATAATGCGCTGCCGATGGTTAGGTGAGATTTTTCCGGAAATGGGATTTCCGGGTTTCGGTGATGAAGATTACGGTTTGATTGTGCATGAACTCTGTAAAGATGAATCCCGCTATTCAAAAGTCAAGGATAAACCGGTTCTGCATATTGTAAAATCACTGCTGTCACATGAGCAGCAGAGAATAATCGAAACTGCTGCGCCTCAGTTTGTATTAAATAAAGCCGGTAGAAAACTCAGGATAACCTACAAGGCAGGATCTGCACCTGTGATAAGAGCTCGTATACAGGAATTATTTGATATGAATTCATCACCGCGTGTGGCAAATGGCAGGGTAGCGGTTAAGGTGGAGATTTTAGCACCGAATATGAGACCGGTTCAAGTCACTGAGGATCTGGAGAATTTCTGGAAAGTCCATTATCCGGAACTGAAGAAAAGTCTTTCCAGACGATATCCAAAGCATCAGTGGCGTTAATGGAGCTGGACAGGTAAAAACAAAATGTTTCGATTCCGATACCGATTCCGATTCCTACCCCGAACAAGAACGATGATAATAAAAGTTAAATTAACCATATATTGTCGACTGCAGGATTGAATCGTGTTTTTTTCGAAAGCAGAGTATATCTTTTTGCGTTTACTCAGGCGTTTTCTTTTCTCTGACAACTGCCTGGTGAAATATGGCACTATTATTCCTCTCTATCAGCAAAACTCCAATCAGTACTGCCCGCATTTGATTGTGGACAGATATGAGTTGTATGCCAGGGGGCATGGTTTGACTCTGAGTGGCAAGTGTGTTCTTGAACTGGGGCCTGGAGTTACCAATTCCGCTGCATATGAACTTGTTGCCAGAGGTTCTGCCATGGTATATGCATACGAGCCCTATGCCAGGTATGATTCAAAAACCGATCAAAAGCTGCTTTTATTGATTTCTGAAAAATATGGTGTCGATCCGTACAGAATTTCCGGAAGTGTAAAGAGAATCGAAAGCCTTGAAGGGTTGCCGGAGGGTGGGATAGATGTGATCCTTTCACATTCTGTATTGGAGCATGTTGAAGCACCGTATGAATTGTTCAGAGCACTGCATGAAATATTGGACCAAAGCGGAATTATGCTGCATCATGTCGATTACCGGGATCATTTTTTCAAATATCCTTTTCATAAGCTTCTTTTCTCCAAAAAGACGTGGAACAGATGGCTCAATCCGGGGAATCTTCCCGGATGGGTGCTTAAGGATCATCTCTGTATGCTCAGGGAAGCCGGTTTTAATGCTGAGGCATATGATATTGTCAGGGATCCGGTAAATTTCGGGAAAGTAAAAAAATTCATTTCAAGAGATTATGATCGTGATGATCCTATGCTGGATGTTGTCCTCTGTAGCATCATAGCGAGAAAGATATAATCATTTTCACACAGTAGAATTCATGGCATAATAGGGGTATATTGTTTCAAAGAATTCTGGCAAGGTAAGTCCGGAAGTGTAAAATGAAAACACTGGTATTGAACTATGAATATCCTCCCATAGGCGGGGGAGGCGGGAGGGTATCTGAACAGATCGCAATTCGTCTTGGATCACGCGGACATGAGGTCCGGGTACTGACATCCCGATGCAGGGGAATACCTGCATTTGAAGAGTACGGAAATGTAAAAGTTAAGCGGATATTCTCATTCCGCAGAAAACCGGACAGATGCGGTGTTTTTGGAATGGCAGGGTACATTATTGCTGGGATAATTCCGGCTGTTATGATGTGCCTGAGATGGAAGCCGGATCTGATTCATGCACATTTTGCAGTGCCAAGCGGTGCCCTCGCATACCTTGTAAGCATACTGACCCGGACACCATATATCCTTACGGCTCATCTGGGGGATGTGCCCGGATGCATTCCGGATCAGACTGACAGATTATTCTTCTTTTTCAAGCCATTCACATACGCTATTTGGAAAAAAGCCCGGGCAGTTACCACTGTCAGCGGATTTGTCAGGAATATGGCCTTGAAAACCTATGATGTACCTGTTGTGGTAATTCCAAACGGCATCGATTTAAAGTCTGCTCAACAGCTTTCCTGTCAGGGAAAAAAAGCGGGAAAGCCGGTTAAACTGGTGTTCAGTGGAAGGTTCAATCCACAGAAAAATGTCCTGCTGATCTGCGAGCTGCTGAGAGTTACAAGAGATTATGAGTGGGAAATGCACTTTGTCGGTGATGGACAGTTAATGGCTGATGTCAGAAGTAAAATTGACGAATATGATTTAAATGACAGGACTTTTTTCCATGGCTGGGTTGAGCCCTCAGAAGCTGAAAAAATATCGGCATCCTGTGATATACTTCTGATACCATCGCTTGTGGAGGGGATGCCTGTAGCAGTTCTTAATGGGATGGCTCTGGGACTTGCTGTTCTTGGAAGTGATATTGAACCTCTTAGAGATTTGATAACCGATGGGGTAAATGGTTTTCTCTGTGATGTGTTCAGTGCAGATTCTCTGGCTGCCAAGATGAAAATGCTATTGGAAAACAGCGAAATGCTCGAGGAGATTAAAGAGAACAATCGACGTGCTTCAGAAAATTACGATTGGGAGAGAATTGTCACAATGTATGAGGAGGTACTGAGAAGATCGGTGAAGGATTCCAGGGTTGAGCTATGACTGTTCTTGCTGAGTTTTTCACAATTATTTCCGCTTTAATCCTTCTGACCGGCTATTTATTAATCAGAAAAATGCCTCTCCGGTCAATAGTTCTTATCACGTTTTTATCTATTCCTGCACTCTATTTTTCTGTCGACTCAATGAACTCGATTCTTACTTGTGATGAGTCGTACATTGTATACGAACCGGTCAATCTGGCAAATGATTCCCTGTTTAACTGGAACAGTGGGGCATTTAGAACAACTGATCTTTCAGTTGGACTCCCTCTGTTTTTTCTTAAGAAAGTCACAGGTTTTTCCCTCGATATAATGGCGATTTTTGCAAAATCTCTGCATTGGCTGATCGGGTTTATTCTGATACTGTTCTTAATTGATCTTATCAGGCGCATTTCGGACAGAGAGAAGAGCTTTGTTTTCTTTTTTCTTATGGTTTTTTACAGCATAGTGTTTCTTCCGGTAGTCTTACTGGCTCAGAAAATCCTGAATTACGATTCACTTTCAATGTCAGGTTGTGTGTCTGCAATCTTTCTACTATTAACCGGATGGAAAGAGAAGAAGACCTCTCTGCTGTATTTAAGTGTTGTACTCATGGCTTTTGCTGCTCAGGAAAAGCTTATTGCGTCACCATTTCTATATGTCAGCATCTGCATTGTGCCGTTCATCGTTGCATTTCAGAATTCAGACAGATCATTCTCCTCATTGCTGAGAAACGGCACGCTGGCATCATGTAAAGCTGTACTTGCGGCTGTTTCCGTATTTCTCTTCTCATACCTGGTGGTAGCACTTGTAAATACTAAAGGGATGCCGCAAGCCAATCCTTTTGACATTTTCTATCCCTTTGCCTCTGCATTCTGGCCTCTTCTAAGAATGGCAGGATTCAGTGTATTTAAACTGACAAAGAGCACTTTTGCCGGTTACTATTTGTTAGTCCCAATGCTGGTTTTTTTGTGTGCAGTTCTATCAACCTTTGTAATTGCACTGATTTACAGAATGGTTTGTTCAAGGGAGGCTCTTTACTATTCCATTCAAAAGAGACTGGCAGCAGTTTCCTTAATAAACTATATCCTGTTCATGTTATTGTTTCTTGCCGGGATCATCGGAACATATACTGTCAATGCTTACCTCGGACCTGTACACCCTTTGCTTCCTGGTGAGCTTAAAGGCGCTGAATTCAACAAAACCTATATTCATTTTGGCGCATTCTCTCCTGTATCCCACTTTTTCAGTTCAATGGGATGGGCCTATGCAGTGTTTTTCAATTCTATTCCTTCCATATTCATAGTTCTTGCTGCATTTAATCTTTTCTTTGTTTCTAAACAAAAGATAAAGCCTGTCCTGGGACTGGAACTGTTTTTTACCATTTCCTTACTGGTACCTCTTATCTATAGTACTCTGAAAATTCCTGTGAGCAATCGTTACTTCAATGTCTTTATCCTTTTTGTTGTATTAAAAATGGTGGTTGATTTTTACAGGCTTTCCGAATTTAACTTTAGAACCAGAGTGGCACTTGCAGCTTCTGTTGTTTTTCTTCTCATTGAAATCTTTCCTTTCAGGCCGCTTTATGGACCATTCAGACCTTTGTGGTCGAATTATCCCTCCTCATATAACAGCAGTTTTTCAAAAGCTGTTCTGAATCCATCATGGATGGGGTGGGGGGAAGAGGTCGCTATGAGCGGAAAGAAATTGCTTAAATATTATAAGGATAGTAATCCCACCCTTTCCGGCATTAACATTTATCATAACTACCTTGGAGAATGGCTGCTTAAGAACAATGACGCGTCTCTCTTTATTATCGATGAGACATCAGACCTGAGATACACAGAAAATGACTTTTACATATTTAACCGGATGGGTGTAGCTCAATCTTTTGATGAACTTCCATCCGGTGTTCCTGCTTTTGATAAGATAAGCTACCGTGGCTTGATTTCAGCATGGATATTCAGGGGCAGTGATCTTGAGAAACACAATTTCCGGATCAATACAGGAATGAGCCATAAAGGAAAAGAGTGAAATTGATTCTATGGTTTACTACAGGAGAGAA
This sequence is a window from Fibrobacter sp.. Protein-coding genes within it:
- the hrpB gene encoding ATP-dependent helicase HrpB encodes the protein MSLPILEYRDRIIGALENGNRLIIKAPTGSGKSTQVPQILLDSGNVDGTILVLQPRRLAARMLATRVAFERGSEPGQEIGFQTRFETVTSESTRVRFITEGILPRMLLSDRNLSGVSVVIFDEFHERSLTVDLGLALIRNLQESSRPDLKLVVMSATLETGPIVEYLPGASVINSEGWTFPVSIQYFPGEQGKPWELAAGAAFQLVKSGAEGDILVFMPGVYEIRKTVSSLQEVRFGEPVDISMLYGDLPSDRQRQVMEQRTRRKIIVATNIAETSLTIPGVRHVIDSGLARINRYDPVRGFNTLYVEKIALDSAAQRSGRAGREAPGICIRLWSQTDQRSRSRRTQPEIFRVDLAETVLQLKMLGFADPVSFPWIESPEDQSIKAATEFLKQIDAIDKEGKITEKGKRLGEFPMHPRLAALLLESYNRGVVRKGALACAILSERPAFSGIPDVPDEILKQCEGSDFALMEYVINRVAESGFDPGLCRKWNVNISSVQQILRTEAYFLQICRKKGMHTRNMVSGSQPLSVAILAAYSDRLARRRDQGTLLCELSNNRRGELSKESLARGSRLLVAASINELKSKSQSTPRTVLTLACGVREEWLEELFPDDIVIETELVWNSINQAVESRTRTVCLGVTIDEKVDQNADPEKAGEFLAENIIKRKLPLAGWDNEVQDYIMRCRWLGEIFPEMGFPGFGDEDYGLIVHELCKDESRYSKVKDKPVLHIVKSLLSHEQQRIIETAAPQFVLNKAGRKLRITYKAGSAPVIRARIQELFDMNSSPRVANGRVAVKVEILAPNMRPVQVTEDLENFWKVHYPELKKSLSRRYPKHQWR
- a CDS encoding class I SAM-dependent methyltransferase, coding for MFFSKAEYIFLRLLRRFLFSDNCLVKYGTIIPLYQQNSNQYCPHLIVDRYELYARGHGLTLSGKCVLELGPGVTNSAAYELVARGSAMVYAYEPYARYDSKTDQKLLLLISEKYGVDPYRISGSVKRIESLEGLPEGGIDVILSHSVLEHVEAPYELFRALHEILDQSGIMLHHVDYRDHFFKYPFHKLLFSKKTWNRWLNPGNLPGWVLKDHLCMLREAGFNAEAYDIVRDPVNFGKVKKFISRDYDRDDPMLDVVLCSIIARKI
- a CDS encoding glycosyltransferase family 4 protein; this encodes MKTLVLNYEYPPIGGGGGRVSEQIAIRLGSRGHEVRVLTSRCRGIPAFEEYGNVKVKRIFSFRRKPDRCGVFGMAGYIIAGIIPAVMMCLRWKPDLIHAHFAVPSGALAYLVSILTRTPYILTAHLGDVPGCIPDQTDRLFFFFKPFTYAIWKKARAVTTVSGFVRNMALKTYDVPVVVIPNGIDLKSAQQLSCQGKKAGKPVKLVFSGRFNPQKNVLLICELLRVTRDYEWEMHFVGDGQLMADVRSKIDEYDLNDRTFFHGWVEPSEAEKISASCDILLIPSLVEGMPVAVLNGMALGLAVLGSDIEPLRDLITDGVNGFLCDVFSADSLAAKMKMLLENSEMLEEIKENNRRASENYDWERIVTMYEEVLRRSVKDSRVEL